In a single window of the Betaproteobacteria bacterium genome:
- a CDS encoding gfo/Idh/MocA family oxidoreductase: MTAGREGRMINAAIVGLGGWGRNLVEHVQGMSPKIRFVAGCTRTVDKAREFGEQKGFPITADYAAILADPAIDAVVLATPHSTHAEQVTQAARAGKHVYCEKPFTLSQASTEATLKSCADAKITLMVGYNWRYQPALQEVKRMIEDGRLGRVLHIEGNFNGPSVYRYAKEHWRPSRDEGPAGGMTGRGCHVVDAMIYLAGKVDSVYAMSKRMVLDYGLDDTTSMLFTFEAGASGYLATIIATAESWRLQIFGSKGWAEMGSIPHLTTWTLRRSFVGQPMETVEFRGLSTERAELEAFADAIVAGKALVNDAGEVINNAAVLDAVVRSAQSGSRVTLT; this comes from the coding sequence TGAGCCCGAAGATCCGCTTCGTGGCCGGATGTACCCGCACGGTGGACAAGGCGCGCGAGTTCGGCGAGCAGAAAGGCTTTCCGATCACCGCGGATTACGCGGCGATCCTGGCCGATCCCGCGATCGATGCGGTCGTGCTCGCCACACCGCACAGCACGCACGCGGAGCAGGTGACGCAGGCGGCGCGAGCCGGCAAGCATGTCTACTGCGAAAAGCCGTTCACGCTGAGCCAAGCGAGCACCGAGGCGACGCTGAAGTCCTGCGCCGACGCGAAAATCACCCTCATGGTCGGCTACAACTGGCGCTACCAGCCGGCGCTGCAGGAAGTGAAACGCATGATCGAGGACGGCCGCCTCGGACGCGTGCTGCACATCGAGGGCAACTTCAACGGCCCCAGCGTCTATCGTTATGCCAAGGAACACTGGCGGCCGTCGCGCGACGAAGGACCGGCGGGGGGGATGACAGGCCGCGGCTGCCACGTGGTCGACGCCATGATCTATCTCGCTGGAAAAGTCGATTCGGTCTACGCCATGAGCAAGCGCATGGTGCTGGATTACGGACTGGACGACACCACCTCGATGCTGTTCACCTTCGAAGCCGGCGCCAGTGGTTATCTCGCGACCATCATTGCGACGGCCGAATCCTGGCGACTGCAAATATTCGGGTCGAAGGGCTGGGCGGAGATGGGATCGATCCCGCATCTGACGACCTGGACGCTGCGACGCAGTTTCGTCGGCCAGCCGATGGAGACGGTCGAGTTCCGTGGGCTTTCCACCGAACGAGCGGAGCTGGAGGCCTTTGCCGATGCGATTGTCGCCGGCAAAGCGCTGGTGAACGATGCCGGCGAGGTGATCAACAATGCCGCCGTGCTGGATGCCGTGGTGCGCTCGGCGCAATCCGGCAGCCGCGTCACATTGACTTGA